The Verrucomicrobiia bacterium genome includes the window GCTGTCATAAAGCCAAAGGAGTTTCCTGTTTTTGGTCACAAGTATACCAACGCCGAATTGATTAACTTTATGATCCGTCACTCAGATAACACCAGTTTTCAAGTGTTGCTAAGGAATATGGGCACCGAAGACTTTAATCAAGCGTATGCAGACTTGCAGCTTCACTACCCAGACAACATCGTGTCCATTAACGACTACATGACCACCTATCAGTTTTCCCTTTTCTTCCGCACCCTCTTCAATGCAACCTACCTCAACCATGACAACTCGGAAGCCGCCCTCGCCCTCCTTGCGGGCGCAGAATACAAGAACGGGATTGTGGCAGGCATACCTAGCGGTACGCCGGTGGCACATAAGTTTGGCGTGGGCGCAGTAAGTCAGGCAGATGGCACGCTTCAGGGAGAGCTTCACGATTGCGGTATTATCTATCGCACGGATAACCCCTACCTTCTCTGTGTCATGACAAAAAGCAAGTCGTTGGACATGTCGGCGGTTGAAAAAACCATCGCTGCCATCTCCAATACCGTATATAGCAACTTAAAATAGGCCACCATGGGTTTCATCAACGTGGAGATTAAGGCGCGCGCCAAAGACCATAAGAAAATTCGCGCCTTGCTCTTGGAGCGAAAGGCGGAGGCAAAAGGCACAGACCACCAGGTGGATACCTATTTTATTGTGCCCAATGGGCGCTTAAAACTGCGCGAGGGAAACATTGAGAACAGCCTCATCTTTTACAACCGCCCCAACCAGGAAGGGCCAAAGCTGTCCGAAATAGTTTTTCACGATTTTGACCCTAAGGAGAACTTGAAAGAAGTGCTGGTAAAAGCACTCCCTACAAAAGTAGTGGTTGATAAGCAACGCGAGATATATTTCATTGGAAACCTCAAATTCCACCTGGATACCGTAGAGGGCCTGGGTACTTTTGTGGAAATTGAAGCGCGGGACTACGAGAATGTGATCGGCAAAGAAAAACTGCATGAGCAGTGCCAGGAATACGTAACCTTGTTTGGCATCAACGAGAAAGATCTCCTTGCCACTTCTTACAGTGATCTGCTCTTAGAAAAATAGGCCCCATGGCCTATTTTTTATGCGCCCTGTTGGTCGCAGTAATACTGCACCGCTTTGAGGTACCGTTCAGTCATTATGCTAGGAAGCCTAGCGTATTTCCGCTATACTCTTCCCGTCCACAATAAAAGTACACATGCCAACATCCACTACCGCCATATCTGTTGAAGGTCTTACGAAGGCCTTTGGTGAGAACAAGGTTCTTACCGATATCAATTTCTCCGTAGAACGCGGCAGTGTCTTTGCCCTCCTTGGTCCAAACGGCGCCGGGAAGACTACGGCTGTCCGCATCATGACCACCCTTCTCCAGGCTGATTCTGGAAAAGTAGTCATTGATGGTGTCACCGTTTCTGAAAATCCTGACGCCATCCGCAGCATGATTGGCCTTACCGGCCAGAATGCCGCTGTAGATGAAAAACTGACCGGCCTTGCCAACCTGCAAATGATTGGCAAGCTCTACCACCTCTCTACTGCAGATGCCAACCTCCGCGCACAGGAACTTATTGAGCAGTTTGAACTAGTAGACGCCGCCAACCGCCCTGCCAAGACGTATTCTGGCGGTATGCGCCGTCGCCTCGACCTGGCAGCCAGTCTCATTGTGTCCCCTCCCATCCTTTTCTTGGATGAACCCACTACCGGCCTTGACCCTCACAGCCGCAATACCATGTGGAACATTATCCGGGAGCTTGTATCCAAGGGAACCACCCTCCTTCTCACTACCCAGTACCTAGAAGAGGCTGACCAGCTGGCAGACCACATTGCTGTCATTGACCACGGCACGGTAATTGCCCAAGGAACCGCCACAGAGCTTAAGCGCTCGTTGGGCGGAGACCGTCTTGAGGTAGCTTTTGCAACGCCTGAGGATTTGGAGAAAGCAATGAAAGCCTTAAAAAAGTATTCCCCGCTTGCCAAGCCTGAGCAGTGCGAACTGACCGTTGAGGTGAAGAAAGGATTTGATCAGCTTGCAGAAGTTATTGCCGCCCTTAAAGCTGAAGGAATAAAGGTTGAACGCACAACGCTCCATGAGCCAACCTTGGATGACGTATTCCTCACCCTCACGGGACACAAAACAGAAATTGCCGCCTAACTTCCTACCATGCCTTCTACAACAACTGTCACACCTCTCAAGCGCGGCAAACTCTACTGGTTCTTCCATGACACCCTGGTGATTATGAAACGCAGTTTGCTGCATGTTAAAGCAGACCCTGAGCAGCTTCTGGGAATCACCCTACAGCCGATCATGTTCGTAGTGCTTTTCCGTTATGTATTTGGTGGCGCTATTAACACGGGTGGCGAATCCTACATCAACTTCTTGATGGCAGGTATCTTTGTGCAGACCATTACCTTTGGTGCCTCCATTACTGGCCTTACCATTGCCAGCGACTTGCAGCGCGGTATCATGGACCGCTTCCGTTCCTTGCCCATGAACAAGTCCGCCATCCTTACTGGGACGGTTATTTCGGACATGATTAAAAACTGTCTGGCCATTTTCGTCATGATTGTGACAGGCCTCATTGTAGGCTTCCGTCCTGACGCAGACATTATGGGCTGGCTGGCCGCTCTCGGACTCCTTATCCTGTTTTCCTTCGCTATCTCTTGGGTGTTTGCCATTGTAGGAATGAAAGGGAAAACCATCGAGTTCGTACAGCAAATGGGATTCCTCGTCCTATTCCCACTCACCTTCGTAAGCAGCACGTTCGTCCCAACCTCCACCATGCCTGCCGGCCTGCGTCCTTTTGCCGAGAACCAGCCCCTCACCCACATGGCAGAAGCAGTACGTGCCCTTCTCCTTAATAACCCAGTTGGTAACCATGGCTGGCTAGCGCTTGCCTGGAGCCTGGGCATCCTCCTAGTTGCCGTGCCAATTGCCATCAGCCTCTTCAAAAAGCAAGGCAAATAAGCAGAACAAAAGAAGGCCCGCCAGGGCCTTCTTTTAATGCAGCAATACCCTGTACAACCTGGTATAGTAGTCAAACTATGTTGCTTTCGCTTGATATCCAAGAAAAAACTGTCGGTACCGATAAGACACTCCTCAAGGATTGTTCCCTTGTCATACAGGAAAATTCTAAAGTTGGTCTTATTGGCAGAAATGGCGCCGGAAAGACCACCCTCTTCAATATTCTTTCTGGTAATGACACCGATTTCCTGGGAACTATCGAACAGCGCAGGAACCTCCGCGTAGTTCTCACCAAACAGGAGCACTTTGGCACGGCCTCCAGCACTCCGCTCCAGTACGTTATCGACTCCCTCCCCCGTTACGCAGAGCTCACAGAGATCATCACCAATTTCACTGAGCATCCCACCAGTGACCCTGACGATATCCAACGCTTCTTTGCTGCTCAGGAAGAATACACAGACCGTACCTACTGGAATGTTTCTGACCATATTCTAGAAAGCCTGGGCCGTTACGGAATTAGCAGGGAGCAGGCTGTCGCCCCATTCTCTCTCCTGTCTGGCGGTGAAAAGCGCTTCCTTGAGCTTGTCCGTGTTAGCTATGCAGACGCCGACCTAATCTTGCTCGATGAACCTACCAACCACATGGACTATGTGGGTAAGGCAGAATTCATTCGCTGGCTTAAAGACACCAAACACTCTGTTTGCCTGATCAGCCACGATCGGGACGTGCTGAATGTGGTGAATGAAATTGTTGAACTTAAAGACCAGAAGCTTCACCGTACACCGGGTAATTACGCTCACTACCTAAAGCAAAACAGCACCCGCACCCTTACCGCCGTTTCCAGCTACGAAGAATCACTCAAGCTTTCGGAAAAGCTGCACAACCAGTGGATGCTGGCCCGTGTCCGTAAACTGAAGGCAAAGTCTGACGCCGGGCGGAATAATGCCAAGACCCAAGAGCTTCGTTTTGAAAAAGCCTACAAAGAATTGCAGGCCACTATCGACCGGCCCAGTTTTTGGATTGATAAAGAAAGTGTAGATGCCACTAAGCCAAAGGCGCTTGAGGGATACCACAAGTACAAGAGCAAAAATATTCGCATCCGTCCTCAGGAGCTGGGTGAACACACCCAGGACCTACTTACCGTAGAAGACCTTTCTTTGGGTTATACTGAACCACTTTTCGACCATATTAAGTTCACCCTTGAGCATGGCAGTCAGGTGCAGCTTAAGGGACGGAATGGCGCTGGAAAGTCTACTCTCATCCAGGCCATTCTGGCCGCCGCACTCAACACACCTCTCACTTCCACCTGTTATAGCGGCATGATTACCGTCAACCCAAAAGCTCGGATTGGCGTATACAAACAGGAGGTCCCCGAGGCGCTCCTGGACCTGACCCTCAACGAAGCTGTTACAAAGCTCTACCAAGACCAGGGCCTCGGCATTACTGGCGATGAACTGCGCGCCCTACTAGGCAGCTACCTTTTTGAACCCATGCGCGATGGTGAGCTGCAGATTAGGAAGCTTTCAGGTGGGCAGAAGGCCCGCTTCCAACTCATCAGCATGCTCTCGGGCAAGCCCAATATCCTCATTCTAGACGAACCGACCAACCACCTAGACCTGCCTAGCATTGAGGAATTAGAAAGCGCCCTCACAGGATATGAAGGCGCTCTGCTCTATGTCAGCCACGACAGCTTCTTCGTCAACACCATAGGTGGCGATGTCGTAGAAATCTAATCTCTACGGCGCGTCAGGCTCTGGCGCCTTGAACCGGTTGGCTACGATGAAACTCTTGATCTTAAGCTGATCATAGGAATCGAGCTTGAGGAGCTTCCCCCAAGAAGCAACTGCGATAGGTGTGTCGTTTGCGCTACGCGCCGTCACAATTACCTTAGTATATGGACGGGCCAAGTTGGCAATATTTTTGATAGTCTCCTCATCCACTGAACCGGGTTTGTAAGAGATCCAAACATATCCATGTTCCAAGTTATGCACCAAGGTCTCATCTGCTAGTTCCGTATCGTAAATACCGGGGGCCGAAGGAGTCACGTAGTGCGGTCCGGAAGTTGGCGGGTTGGAGTTATAGGGATCGTGTGCCGCACCTACTTCGATGTGCTGCTGGCCTTGGATTTCAAAGGTATCGCCAATTTCAGCAATGAGCTCTTCTTTTGGCTGCCGCATGGTTGCCCACACCGCAAGGCCAATGAGAGCGATACAGAGGACAAGCGCCCCCACTACAACGCCA containing:
- a CDS encoding serine hydrolase, with product AVIKPKEFPVFGHKYTNAELINFMIRHSDNTSFQVLLRNMGTEDFNQAYADLQLHYPDNIVSINDYMTTYQFSLFFRTLFNATYLNHDNSEAALALLAGAEYKNGIVAGIPSGTPVAHKFGVGAVSQADGTLQGELHDCGIIYRTDNPYLLCVMTKSKSLDMSAVEKTIAAISNTVYSNLK
- a CDS encoding class IV adenylate cyclase; amino-acid sequence: MGFINVEIKARAKDHKKIRALLLERKAEAKGTDHQVDTYFIVPNGRLKLREGNIENSLIFYNRPNQEGPKLSEIVFHDFDPKENLKEVLVKALPTKVVVDKQREIYFIGNLKFHLDTVEGLGTFVEIEARDYENVIGKEKLHEQCQEYVTLFGINEKDLLATSYSDLLLEK
- a CDS encoding ATP-binding cassette domain-containing protein, which produces MPTSTTAISVEGLTKAFGENKVLTDINFSVERGSVFALLGPNGAGKTTAVRIMTTLLQADSGKVVIDGVTVSENPDAIRSMIGLTGQNAAVDEKLTGLANLQMIGKLYHLSTADANLRAQELIEQFELVDAANRPAKTYSGGMRRRLDLAASLIVSPPILFLDEPTTGLDPHSRNTMWNIIRELVSKGTTLLLTTQYLEEADQLADHIAVIDHGTVIAQGTATELKRSLGGDRLEVAFATPEDLEKAMKALKKYSPLAKPEQCELTVEVKKGFDQLAEVIAALKAEGIKVERTTLHEPTLDDVFLTLTGHKTEIAA
- a CDS encoding ABC transporter permease, coding for MPSTTTVTPLKRGKLYWFFHDTLVIMKRSLLHVKADPEQLLGITLQPIMFVVLFRYVFGGAINTGGESYINFLMAGIFVQTITFGASITGLTIASDLQRGIMDRFRSLPMNKSAILTGTVISDMIKNCLAIFVMIVTGLIVGFRPDADIMGWLAALGLLILFSFAISWVFAIVGMKGKTIEFVQQMGFLVLFPLTFVSSTFVPTSTMPAGLRPFAENQPLTHMAEAVRALLLNNPVGNHGWLALAWSLGILLVAVPIAISLFKKQGK
- a CDS encoding ABC-F family ATP-binding cassette domain-containing protein, with the translated sequence MLLSLDIQEKTVGTDKTLLKDCSLVIQENSKVGLIGRNGAGKTTLFNILSGNDTDFLGTIEQRRNLRVVLTKQEHFGTASSTPLQYVIDSLPRYAELTEIITNFTEHPTSDPDDIQRFFAAQEEYTDRTYWNVSDHILESLGRYGISREQAVAPFSLLSGGEKRFLELVRVSYADADLILLDEPTNHMDYVGKAEFIRWLKDTKHSVCLISHDRDVLNVVNEIVELKDQKLHRTPGNYAHYLKQNSTRTLTAVSSYEESLKLSEKLHNQWMLARVRKLKAKSDAGRNNAKTQELRFEKAYKELQATIDRPSFWIDKESVDATKPKALEGYHKYKSKNIRIRPQELGEHTQDLLTVEDLSLGYTEPLFDHIKFTLEHGSQVQLKGRNGAGKSTLIQAILAAALNTPLTSTCYSGMITVNPKARIGVYKQEVPEALLDLTLNEAVTKLYQDQGLGITGDELRALLGSYLFEPMRDGELQIRKLSGGQKARFQLISMLSGKPNILILDEPTNHLDLPSIEELESALTGYEGALLYVSHDSFFVNTIGGDVVEI
- a CDS encoding DUF3105 domain-containing protein, encoding MGKRSREIAARRDEPTLTERYYGPQRSFGMAGVVVGALVLCIALIGLAVWATMRQPKEELIAEIGDTFEIQGQQHIEVGAAHDPYNSNPPTSGPHYVTPSAPGIYDTELADETLVHNLEHGYVWISYKPGSVDEETIKNIANLARPYTKVIVTARSANDTPIAVASWGKLLKLDSYDQLKIKSFIVANRFKAPEPDAP